The following proteins are encoded in a genomic region of Limosilactobacillus reuteri subsp. reuteri:
- a CDS encoding prenyltransferase, which translates to MSLNVFLELVEIKAKTASILPMLLGVCLSVYYYHSLNLLNSVLFFIAMLLFNMAVDMMDNYNDYNHAIDTVDYKKNTNIIGRENISPRLVLGLLLAFSIVAGLIGIYLVTRVGLPLLWMGIFCFAIGILYSSGPFPLSGLPVGEFASGFTMGFMITLISVFINVGQQFTWSWANIGVVFLVALPDELWISNLLLANNICDAGEDEDNRRHTVIHFIGQKNGLYAFAIKNVLAFLAIIFAAVLHFTPWTVLLTLLIIPFVVKQTRMLFAKQVKKETFPCAVKILLIGSLVQVVTFAIGLI; encoded by the coding sequence ATGTCGTTAAATGTTTTTTTGGAATTAGTAGAAATTAAGGCCAAAACTGCCAGTATCTTACCGATGCTCCTCGGGGTTTGCCTTAGTGTCTATTATTATCATTCCCTAAACCTACTAAATTCAGTTCTGTTTTTCATTGCAATGCTATTATTCAATATGGCGGTTGATATGATGGATAATTATAATGATTATAACCATGCCATTGATACCGTTGATTATAAGAAAAATACAAATATTATTGGGCGGGAAAATATTTCACCGCGTTTAGTTCTCGGTCTCTTGCTTGCCTTTAGTATAGTAGCCGGCTTAATCGGAATCTATCTAGTTACTCGTGTTGGCCTTCCGTTACTATGGATGGGAATCTTTTGTTTTGCAATCGGCATTCTTTACTCTTCTGGTCCATTTCCTTTGTCAGGGTTGCCAGTTGGTGAATTTGCCTCGGGATTTACAATGGGGTTCATGATTACCCTTATTTCTGTCTTTATTAATGTTGGCCAGCAATTTACATGGTCCTGGGCAAATATCGGGGTCGTCTTTCTCGTTGCTTTACCGGATGAATTGTGGATTTCCAACCTATTATTAGCAAATAATATTTGTGATGCGGGTGAAGATGAAGACAATCGCCGTCATACAGTTATTCACTTTATAGGGCAGAAAAATGGTCTATATGCATTTGCTATTAAGAACGTTTTAGCATTTTTAGCTATTATTTTCGCCGCGGTTCTTCATTTCACGCCATGGACAGTCTTGTTAACCTTATTGATTATCCCATTTGTGGTTAAGCAAACACGGATGTTATTTGCTAAGCAAGTTAAGAAAGAGACATTCCCATGTGCAGTTAAAATATTATTAATTGGCTCACTGGTTCAAGTCGTAACATTTGCAATTGGGCTGATTTAA
- a CDS encoding polyprenyl synthetase family protein — translation MKQHFFHTYPAINNALGKVNQTINDRITIKNTQLHDALQQMASNGGKYLRPAFFLLFANINHQTADEQEKLIKIASSLEVLHMATLIHDDIIDDSPKRRGAVSVQAAFGKDTAVYTGDFLFTIFFDLLVETMTGSAYLTRNARTMRKILTGELGQMDNRFDLDQSLLDYYRNVNGKTAAIFSLAAEEGAYFGHADHRTINLAKRIGQNIGISFQILDDILDYSGDERLNKPVLEDLATGVYSLPLLLTLQNHRHELEPLLAKKRQMTIEDIEKVQKIVVTHGGVEQAQEIATKFTQKAQTEIDELADKHTRKMLKLVANKLLTRVN, via the coding sequence ATGAAACAACATTTTTTCCATACCTATCCGGCGATTAATAACGCTCTAGGTAAAGTAAATCAAACAATTAATGACCGGATTACAATTAAAAATACCCAACTACACGATGCCCTACAACAAATGGCCTCAAATGGTGGTAAATACCTTCGCCCAGCATTCTTCCTTTTATTTGCAAATATCAATCATCAAACTGCCGATGAGCAAGAAAAGCTAATTAAAATTGCCTCTTCACTTGAGGTTTTACACATGGCTACTTTGATTCATGATGATATTATTGATGATTCACCTAAGCGTCGTGGAGCTGTCAGTGTCCAAGCCGCTTTTGGTAAAGATACGGCTGTCTATACTGGGGACTTCCTTTTTACTATTTTCTTTGATCTCCTCGTAGAAACGATGACCGGGTCAGCCTACTTGACACGAAATGCCCGGACGATGCGCAAAATTCTTACTGGAGAACTAGGACAAATGGATAATCGCTTTGATCTTGATCAATCATTACTCGATTATTATCGCAATGTAAACGGCAAAACGGCTGCCATTTTTAGTCTTGCCGCTGAAGAAGGAGCTTATTTTGGTCATGCCGATCATCGGACCATCAATTTAGCAAAACGGATTGGCCAAAACATTGGGATTAGCTTCCAGATATTAGATGATATTCTTGATTATTCAGGGGATGAACGCCTTAACAAACCTGTTTTGGAGGATTTAGCAACTGGTGTTTACTCCCTCCCCCTTCTTTTAACCTTACAAAATCATCGTCATGAATTAGAACCGTTACTTGCCAAGAAACGCCAAATGACGATTGAAGATATAGAAAAAGTCCAAAAGATTGTTGTCACTCATGGCGGTGTTGAACAGGCGCAAGAAATTGCTACTAAGTTTACACAAAAAGCGCAAACCGAAATCGATGAATTAGCAGATAAGCATACTCGAAAGATGTTGAAGTTGGTAGCAAATAAGTTATTGACGAGGGTAAATTAA
- a CDS encoding beta-galactosidase: MMKKELPRFLYGGDYNPEQWPEETWDEDIKVFKQADINSATINVFSWALLEPQEGKYDFTKLDKIIKELTVADFDIVLATSTAAMPAWMFKKYPDVARVDYQGRRHVFGARHNFCPSSKNYRRLAKNLVEQLAKRYGDNPHIVAWHVNNEYGGNCYCEECQTEFQQWLKARYQTLDNLNHAWNMNVWSHTIHDWNEIVVPNELGDAWGPEGSETIVAGLSIDYLRFQSAQMLDLFKMEKQIIEKYDPTTLVTTNFHSLPNKMIDYQQWASAQDIISYDSYPAYDAPIYQPAFLYDLMRSLKHQPFMLMESTPSQVNWQPYSPLKRPGQMAATELQAVAHGADTVQFFQLKQALGGSEKFHGAVISHANRTDTRVFKEVAKLGHDLRKVGPVIKDSQTKARVALIFDWSNFWSFEYVDGITQDLKYVPIILDYYRQFYELNIPTDVISVDDDFRQYDLVVAPVLYMVKGGLGKKITDYVANGGNFITSFMSGMVNESDNIYPGGYPGPLKDVMGLWVEESDAILPNKDVKLTMTTGDELTGYLIADLIRLNGAHVLAEYASEFYAGTPAVTENTYSKGKAWYVGSRLDHASLRKIIMHIVDDVHLSALVKEPTELEITKRQNSAGQDIYFVLNMGKGKQPLPVEFQKGYRDLLTGDSPETMLDSWDVEILVQE, encoded by the coding sequence ATGATGAAGAAAGAATTGCCGCGTTTCTTATATGGTGGCGACTATAATCCGGAACAGTGGCCAGAAGAAACGTGGGATGAAGATATTAAAGTATTTAAACAGGCAGATATAAATTCCGCCACGATCAATGTTTTTTCATGGGCTTTGCTTGAACCGCAGGAGGGAAAATACGATTTTACTAAGCTTGATAAGATTATCAAAGAATTAACAGTTGCTGATTTTGATATTGTCCTTGCAACTTCAACAGCCGCGATGCCCGCTTGGATGTTTAAGAAATACCCAGATGTTGCGCGGGTCGACTACCAAGGACGCCGCCATGTATTTGGTGCCCGGCATAACTTTTGCCCAAGCAGTAAAAACTATCGGCGCTTAGCGAAAAATCTTGTTGAACAGCTTGCTAAAAGGTATGGCGATAATCCGCATATTGTTGCTTGGCATGTTAATAATGAATATGGTGGCAATTGTTATTGTGAAGAATGCCAAACAGAATTTCAGCAATGGTTAAAGGCGCGCTATCAAACCTTGGATAATCTTAATCATGCATGGAATATGAATGTGTGGAGTCATACAATTCATGACTGGAATGAGATTGTTGTGCCTAATGAACTTGGTGATGCATGGGGTCCAGAAGGATCGGAAACAATTGTCGCCGGACTTTCAATTGATTATTTACGTTTTCAATCGGCCCAAATGCTTGATTTATTTAAGATGGAAAAGCAAATCATTGAAAAATATGACCCAACGACTTTAGTCACTACTAACTTTCATAGTCTGCCCAATAAAATGATTGATTATCAGCAGTGGGCTAGTGCGCAAGACATCATATCATATGATAGTTATCCGGCTTATGATGCGCCGATTTATCAACCAGCATTCTTATATGATTTGATGCGTTCCCTAAAACACCAACCGTTTATGCTGATGGAATCGACGCCATCACAAGTTAATTGGCAACCATATAGCCCATTAAAGCGTCCGGGACAGATGGCAGCCACTGAATTACAGGCAGTTGCACATGGTGCGGATACTGTTCAATTTTTCCAGTTGAAGCAGGCACTGGGCGGATCAGAAAAGTTTCATGGTGCCGTGATTAGTCACGCCAACCGGACTGATACCCGGGTATTTAAAGAAGTGGCGAAATTAGGTCATGATTTAAGAAAAGTGGGCCCGGTTATTAAAGATTCTCAGACTAAAGCGCGGGTGGCCCTTATCTTTGACTGGAGTAATTTCTGGTCTTTTGAGTATGTCGATGGTATTACCCAGGACCTAAAATATGTACCAATTATTCTTGATTATTATCGGCAATTTTATGAGCTGAATATTCCGACTGATGTAATTTCCGTTGACGATGATTTTAGACAGTATGATCTCGTAGTTGCTCCTGTCCTTTACATGGTTAAGGGTGGCTTAGGCAAGAAGATTACGGATTATGTTGCTAACGGTGGTAATTTTATTACTAGTTTTATGTCCGGAATGGTAAATGAATCCGACAATATTTATCCTGGTGGCTACCCTGGACCATTGAAAGATGTAATGGGACTGTGGGTTGAAGAAAGTGATGCAATCCTCCCTAATAAAGATGTCAAATTAACAATGACGACCGGGGATGAATTAACTGGATATTTGATAGCGGATTTAATTCGCCTTAATGGAGCTCATGTCCTGGCTGAATACGCTAGTGAATTTTATGCTGGGACTCCCGCGGTAACCGAGAATACCTATTCAAAAGGGAAAGCATGGTATGTTGGTAGTCGCCTTGACCATGCTAGTCTCCGTAAGATCATAATGCATATTGTTGATGATGTGCACCTTTCCGCGTTAGTTAAAGAACCAACAGAACTGGAGATAACAAAACGCCAAAATTCAGCAGGTCAGGATATTTACTTTGTCCTTAATATGGGAAAGGGTAAACAACCATTACCAGTAGAATTTCAAAAGGGTTATCGAGACCTTTTGACTGGCGATTCACCTGAAACGATGCTTGATTCGTGGGATGTTGAGATCTTGGTTCAAGAATAA